A region of Methanofollis sp. DNA encodes the following proteins:
- a CDS encoding (Fe-S)-binding protein: MGWQPPGKNCGLCGARTCDAFMGMVAAGERSVSDCPFSEGEACVAAPDAVYTGRDVVGNAYDFIIDPLPGEPTARKIVLPFRPDLVEKWGIAEGEIVVGRPMGAGCPVQHVIRVFEADPVTGLITGHVVGPEFSRNREYHDVRAYHMIGFEGLARPVAHPPVFGKRQRFLPGFCMMALAHTGVTNMIVERPEGLHVRVEGIII; encoded by the coding sequence ATGGGCTGGCAGCCTCCCGGAAAGAACTGCGGCCTCTGCGGGGCGCGGACCTGCGATGCGTTCATGGGGATGGTCGCCGCAGGGGAGCGGTCGGTCTCCGACTGCCCCTTCTCTGAGGGCGAGGCCTGCGTCGCCGCCCCAGACGCGGTCTATACGGGGCGGGACGTCGTCGGCAATGCCTACGACTTCATCATCGACCCCCTGCCCGGCGAACCCACGGCCCGGAAGATCGTCCTCCCCTTCAGGCCGGACCTTGTGGAGAAGTGGGGGATCGCGGAGGGCGAGATCGTCGTCGGCCGCCCGATGGGCGCGGGGTGCCCTGTCCAGCATGTGATCAGGGTGTTCGAGGCCGACCCTGTCACCGGCCTCATCACCGGCCATGTCGTCGGCCCCGAGTTCTCCCGGAATCGGGAGTACCATGACGTGCGGGCCTACCACATGATCGGCTTCGAGGGCCTCGCCCGGCCTGTTGCCCACCCGCCTGTCTTCGGGAAACGCCAGCGTTTCCTCCCTGGCTTCTGCATGATGGCCCTCGCCCACACCGGAGTTACCAATATGATAGTGGAGCGCCCAGAGGGGCTGCACGTACGGGTGGAGGGCATCATCATATGA
- a CDS encoding methanogenesis marker 16 metalloprotein produces MKTIAGIEERIRDGSAVVLTAAELKKRIREGERLTPEDVDVVTCGTCGVMSGTAAVLSVPVAQPGTFFRADTVSLNGVPAFPGPCPNERLGLVDLVVYGTAHSGQRYGGGHLIADLAAGKDVDVQVTAGGREISRTVTIEDCTVARLLTTRSAFKNYTAYVNREPSEVQTIFSAAGMRGPCVEASVSGCGEINPIENDPSLRFIRAGTRVLVNGAPGFVMGEGTRSTPEKPNIMAFADIREMNPRYCGGFVTSAGPECITSIAAAIPVLDDAGLSALSVLDEAIALPVADISDRRPFAAATYGDVWQGTDRRVTYDPTSCLFCEPCVAGGLCPTGAFVTGKGIDTALCVSCGACAASCRGGAVSGALGTITVGGRRVPITLRQSDRNRAEALCEDLRQRILDRGFPVR; encoded by the coding sequence ATGAAGACAATTGCAGGAATCGAGGAACGGATCAGGGACGGCAGCGCCGTCGTCCTGACCGCGGCCGAGCTGAAGAAACGGATCCGGGAAGGGGAGAGGCTGACCCCTGAAGACGTCGACGTCGTCACCTGCGGGACCTGCGGCGTGATGTCGGGGACGGCGGCCGTCCTCTCCGTGCCGGTTGCTCAACCCGGCACCTTTTTCCGGGCCGACACCGTCAGCCTGAACGGTGTCCCGGCCTTCCCGGGCCCCTGCCCGAACGAGCGTCTCGGCCTGGTGGACCTGGTCGTCTACGGCACCGCCCACAGCGGGCAGAGGTACGGCGGCGGCCACCTCATTGCCGACCTTGCGGCAGGGAAGGACGTCGATGTCCAGGTCACGGCGGGGGGCAGGGAGATCTCGCGCACGGTCACGATCGAGGACTGCACCGTCGCCCGCCTCCTCACGACCAGGAGCGCCTTCAAGAACTACACCGCCTACGTGAACCGCGAGCCATCCGAGGTCCAGACGATCTTCTCGGCCGCGGGTATGCGGGGGCCGTGCGTGGAAGCCTCGGTCAGCGGCTGCGGGGAGATCAACCCGATCGAGAACGACCCCTCCCTCAGGTTCATCAGGGCCGGGACACGGGTCCTGGTGAACGGGGCGCCCGGTTTCGTGATGGGCGAGGGGACGCGGAGCACGCCGGAAAAACCGAACATCATGGCTTTCGCCGATATCAGGGAGATGAACCCCAGGTACTGCGGCGGTTTCGTCACCTCGGCAGGGCCGGAGTGCATCACGAGCATCGCCGCAGCGATCCCCGTCCTGGACGACGCCGGCCTCTCCGCCCTCTCTGTCCTGGACGAGGCGATCGCCCTGCCTGTGGCCGACATCAGCGACAGGCGGCCCTTTGCCGCGGCGACCTACGGGGACGTCTGGCAGGGCACCGATCGGCGGGTCACGTACGACCCGACTTCCTGCCTCTTCTGCGAACCCTGCGTGGCCGGCGGCCTCTGTCCGACCGGCGCCTTTGTGACCGGGAAGGGGATAGACACGGCGCTCTGCGTCTCCTGCGGGGCGTGTGCGGCATCGTGCCGGGGCGGCGCCGTCTCCGGGGCCCTCGGGACCATCACCGTCGGCGGCAGGCGGGTGCCGATCACCCTCCGTCAGTCCGACCGGAACCGTGCCGAGGCCCTCTGCGAGGACCTGCGCCAGAGGATCCTCGATCGGGGGTTCCCGGTGAGGTGA
- a CDS encoding ATP-binding cassette domain-containing protein, with translation MDPQVTEITVLPGRDKNGETEHFDRIVIRPGETLAIVGPTGSGKSAFINDIEVFAMNDTVTGRTVLVNGAAPPDDYVRDPAKKPVALITQNTKCLADLQVREFLEMHVRSRRIGRDGIITETIALANEFTGEKITPGARMTSLSGGQTRSLMVADAILVGSTPVIILDEVENAGIFKDRVIEVLRTYQKAVVFVTHDPLVALMCDRRIVMRNGTVVRVIEHTGAEDEALSAVKKMDGILCHLRERIRAGEAITGGVPAASDERNLPFSSDPVHAV, from the coding sequence ATGGACCCGCAGGTCACCGAGATCACTGTCCTCCCCGGAAGGGACAAGAACGGCGAGACCGAGCACTTCGACCGGATCGTCATCAGACCGGGCGAGACCCTCGCCATCGTCGGCCCGACCGGGTCGGGAAAGAGCGCCTTCATCAACGACATCGAGGTCTTTGCCATGAACGACACTGTCACCGGACGGACCGTCCTGGTCAACGGGGCGGCGCCGCCCGACGACTATGTCCGTGACCCGGCGAAAAAACCGGTCGCCCTCATCACCCAGAACACGAAATGCCTCGCCGATCTCCAGGTCAGGGAGTTTCTGGAGATGCATGTCAGGTCGCGGAGGATCGGGCGCGACGGCATCATCACTGAGACGATCGCCCTTGCAAACGAGTTCACCGGCGAGAAGATCACGCCGGGGGCGCGGATGACCTCCCTCTCAGGCGGGCAGACCAGGTCCCTGATGGTGGCGGACGCGATCCTCGTCGGGAGCACGCCCGTGATCATCCTGGACGAGGTCGAGAATGCCGGGATCTTCAAGGACCGGGTGATCGAGGTCCTCCGCACCTATCAGAAGGCCGTGGTCTTCGTCACCCACGACCCCCTCGTCGCCCTGATGTGCGACCGGCGGATCGTGATGCGGAACGGGACAGTCGTCAGGGTCATCGAGCACACGGGGGCCGAAGACGAGGCCCTCTCTGCGGTGAAAAAGATGGACGGCATCCTCTGCCACCTCAGGGAACGGATCCGAGCCGGCGAGGCGATCACAGGCGGCGTCCCTGCCGCCTCTGACGAGAGAAATCTACCTTTCTCCTCCGACCCGGTGCACGCCGTATGA
- a CDS encoding DUF2179 domain-containing protein, producing the protein MEVLSAGALTPLLIPLIVFGARAIDVSLETLRIILLARGGRLLVPVIAFFEIILWLLSLGLVVNDYTNPVFLLSYAAGFATGNYAGILLEERLAMGLCVLRVITPREDAPLVDALRATGYGVTVVGAEGLQGPCTILYSVVKRCDLPRLAGLIEGMNPRAFTTVEDVRSATKGTFPGSGHRSGLFGRANRTGK; encoded by the coding sequence ATGGAAGTCCTCTCTGCCGGCGCCCTGACCCCCCTCCTCATCCCCCTTATCGTCTTCGGGGCACGGGCGATCGACGTCAGCCTCGAAACCCTGCGAATCATCCTCCTTGCCCGGGGTGGCCGTCTCCTCGTCCCGGTCATCGCATTCTTCGAGATCATCCTCTGGCTCCTCTCCCTCGGGCTCGTCGTCAACGACTACACAAACCCGGTCTTCCTCCTCTCGTACGCCGCCGGGTTTGCGACAGGGAACTACGCGGGCATTCTCCTTGAGGAGAGACTCGCTATGGGCCTCTGCGTCCTCCGCGTGATCACGCCGCGGGAGGACGCCCCTCTTGTGGACGCCCTCAGGGCCACGGGTTATGGCGTGACCGTTGTCGGGGCCGAGGGCCTCCAGGGGCCGTGCACCATCCTCTACTCGGTGGTGAAGCGCTGCGACCTCCCGCGCCTTGCCGGTCTCATCGAGGGGATGAACCCTCGCGCCTTCACCACCGTCGAGGACGTCCGTTCTGCCACGAAGGGCACCTTCCCGGGGTCGGGGCACCGGTCAGGCCTCTTTGGGAGGGCGAACCGGACAGGAAAGTAA
- a CDS encoding cysteate synthase, with amino-acid sequence MMRPYTLLCPDCGETVEDHYTLSCPSGCRALIRTVYRKKTLDLRDEPGVFRFADWLPVEGTIKAAAGPVTFRSTALARDLGLRNLWISFSGYWPEKGGRVLTCSFKELEALPTMVRVRETARGRTLVVASAGNTGRAFCQTAALTGMPVVVVVPETAADRLWTTVETDRVCLVTVDGDYADAIAVANGLCSVQGLIPEGGAKNVARRDGMGTVMLDAAVTLGRIPDHYVQAVGSGTGGIAAWEASMRLIGDGRFGDRLPRLHLAQNAPFVPMVRAWQAGRREIVPEEDMPDARASIAAVYSDVLTNRGPPYSVGGGVFDTLTATGGSMYSVENRDAEGAGRHFADAEGIDLDPAAAVAVAALRQAVESGEIGRTDTVLLNITGGGYRRVAEEHERYRIEPAFRVAPDVDAAVLGARVLGQVRNRA; translated from the coding sequence ATGATGCGGCCGTACACACTTCTTTGCCCCGACTGCGGGGAAACTGTCGAGGACCACTACACCCTCTCCTGCCCCTCCGGGTGCAGGGCCCTCATCCGCACCGTCTACCGGAAAAAGACCCTCGACCTCAGGGACGAACCCGGCGTCTTCAGGTTCGCCGACTGGCTCCCTGTCGAGGGGACGATCAAGGCCGCAGCAGGGCCGGTCACCTTCCGCTCCACCGCTCTTGCCCGAGATCTTGGCCTCCGGAATCTCTGGATCAGTTTTTCCGGCTACTGGCCCGAGAAGGGGGGGAGGGTGCTCACCTGCTCCTTCAAGGAACTCGAAGCCCTGCCGACGATGGTGCGGGTGCGGGAGACGGCCAGAGGCCGAACCCTCGTCGTTGCCTCCGCGGGGAACACCGGCCGCGCCTTCTGCCAGACCGCGGCCCTGACCGGGATGCCGGTCGTCGTCGTTGTGCCGGAGACGGCCGCCGACCGCCTCTGGACGACGGTGGAGACCGATAGGGTCTGCCTGGTCACGGTGGACGGCGACTATGCCGATGCCATTGCGGTGGCGAACGGCCTCTGCTCTGTCCAGGGGTTGATCCCGGAAGGCGGGGCAAAGAATGTCGCCCGCAGGGACGGCATGGGGACAGTGATGCTCGACGCCGCGGTCACCCTCGGCCGGATCCCCGACCACTATGTCCAGGCCGTCGGGAGCGGGACCGGGGGTATCGCCGCCTGGGAGGCATCGATGCGGCTTATCGGCGACGGCAGGTTCGGGGACCGTCTGCCCCGCCTGCATCTCGCCCAGAACGCTCCCTTTGTCCCGATGGTCAGGGCATGGCAGGCAGGCCGGCGCGAGATCGTGCCGGAAGAGGATATGCCCGACGCACGGGCGTCAATCGCGGCGGTTTATTCTGATGTGCTGACCAATAGAGGCCCGCCGTATAGTGTCGGCGGGGGCGTCTTCGACACCCTCACTGCAACGGGAGGATCGATGTATTCAGTGGAGAACAGGGATGCGGAGGGTGCAGGGCGGCACTTTGCCGATGCCGAGGGGATCGACCTCGACCCGGCGGCCGCGGTGGCGGTGGCCGCCCTCAGGCAGGCGGTGGAGTCGGGGGAGATCGGGCGCACCGACACTGTCCTCCTCAATATCACCGGCGGCGGGTACCGGCGTGTCGCAGAGGAGCATGAGCGCTACAGGATCGAACCCGCGTTCAGGGTCGCTCCCGACGTGGACGCGGCTGTCCTCGGGGCGAGGGTTCTCGGACAGGTGAGAAACCGTGCATGA
- the comE gene encoding sulfopyruvate decarboxylase subunit beta — protein MHEDIIADLLAEKGIDLVASLPCDRAGDLCFLLTERFQTVGLMREEDGVGVSAGAVLAGKRPVVVIQSSGLGNMLNAILSLTVTFGLPLPILASWRGVYREKIPAQIPFNTRLPAILEASGIPYTVVQDAGEIGKIGAVIDDAFLHSRPHVALISPKVWEGGRCEVCRDLPPRPCRHRVVVGERPLPAPVTERLGAIRAIVPHLGAAAIVCNIGVPSKELYAAGDRPLTFYMLGSYTQASAIGLGLALSTERRVVVIDGDGSLLGSSILPVIAASAPKNLTVVCLDNGAFGSTGNQPTCACTGADLEVAAIAAGIPRTCTVADEGAIAAALDDPSPGPAFVRVLIRPGNADVPNIPLSPAEIRDRFMAAVKERSV, from the coding sequence GTGCATGAAGATATCATCGCCGACCTCCTTGCCGAAAAGGGGATCGACCTTGTCGCCTCCCTCCCCTGCGACCGCGCCGGCGACCTCTGCTTCCTCCTCACAGAGCGTTTCCAGACTGTCGGGCTGATGCGGGAGGAGGACGGCGTCGGCGTCTCTGCCGGGGCGGTGCTTGCCGGGAAGAGGCCTGTGGTCGTGATCCAGAGTTCGGGCCTCGGGAACATGCTCAACGCGATCCTCTCCCTCACCGTCACCTTCGGTCTGCCCCTCCCGATACTCGCGAGCTGGCGGGGGGTGTACAGGGAGAAGATCCCGGCCCAGATCCCCTTCAACACCCGCCTTCCCGCGATCCTCGAGGCATCGGGCATCCCGTACACCGTCGTCCAGGACGCCGGGGAGATCGGGAAGATCGGCGCCGTCATCGACGACGCCTTCCTCCACTCCCGCCCGCATGTCGCCCTCATCTCGCCGAAGGTCTGGGAGGGAGGGAGGTGCGAGGTCTGCCGCGACCTGCCGCCGCGGCCCTGCCGCCACCGCGTCGTCGTCGGGGAGCGTCCTCTCCCCGCCCCGGTGACAGAGAGGCTCGGGGCGATCAGGGCGATCGTCCCCCACCTTGGAGCCGCCGCCATCGTCTGCAACATCGGAGTGCCGAGCAAGGAACTCTATGCCGCGGGCGACCGCCCCCTCACCTTCTACATGCTCGGCTCCTACACCCAGGCCTCGGCGATCGGCCTCGGCCTCGCCCTCTCGACAGAGAGGCGGGTCGTCGTCATCGACGGCGACGGCAGCCTCCTCGGGAGTTCCATCCTCCCGGTCATCGCGGCGAGCGCCCCGAAAAACCTCACCGTCGTCTGCCTGGACAACGGCGCCTTCGGCTCGACGGGCAACCAGCCCACCTGCGCCTGCACCGGGGCCGACCTCGAAGTAGCGGCGATCGCCGCCGGCATCCCCCGGACCTGCACCGTCGCCGACGAGGGGGCAATTGCGGCGGCCCTGGACGACCCCTCGCCCGGCCCCGCCTTCGTCAGGGTGCTGATCAGGCCGGGCAACGCGGATGTGCCGAATATCCCCCTCTCCCCCGCGGAGATCAGGGATAGGTTTATGGCCGCGGTGAAGGAGCGGTCTGTTTAG
- a CDS encoding GTP-binding protein, translating into MKLLVIAGPPSAGKTAVVRQVLRSLGPEERAAYLKIDVVRAFEDEELAAEFGIPARKVYSGDLCPDHAGIMVMADALRWAEAEKASLLIAESAGLCLRCSPYVTQALGVVVLSAVSGIHAPLKMGPMIGLADVAVVTRIDLVSQAEKEVFREGIREVAPEIEIVETNAVQGTGMRYLLQRIAEADEVTDLATIELRGVPPLGVCTVCVGKKEIGWQHHFGVVRRLGDAGTLFRGE; encoded by the coding sequence ATGAAACTCCTTGTCATCGCCGGACCGCCGTCGGCGGGCAAGACCGCGGTCGTCCGCCAGGTCCTCCGGAGTCTCGGGCCAGAGGAGAGGGCGGCCTACCTCAAGATCGACGTGGTCAGGGCCTTCGAGGACGAGGAACTCGCGGCCGAGTTCGGCATCCCGGCACGGAAGGTCTACTCCGGAGACCTCTGCCCGGACCATGCCGGGATCATGGTGATGGCCGACGCCCTCCGCTGGGCCGAGGCCGAGAAGGCCTCCCTCCTCATCGCGGAGTCCGCGGGGCTCTGCCTCCGCTGCTCGCCGTACGTCACCCAGGCCCTCGGCGTCGTCGTCCTCAGCGCCGTCTCGGGCATCCACGCCCCCCTGAAGATGGGGCCGATGATCGGCCTCGCGGACGTGGCGGTCGTCACCAGGATCGACCTCGTCTCCCAGGCCGAGAAGGAGGTCTTCAGGGAGGGGATCAGGGAGGTGGCCCCCGAGATCGAGATCGTCGAGACGAACGCGGTGCAGGGGACGGGCATGCGTTACCTCCTCCAGAGGATCGCAGAGGCCGACGAGGTGACGGACCTCGCCACCATCGAACTCCGCGGCGTGCCGCCCCTCGGTGTCTGCACCGTCTGCGTCGGCAAGAAGGAGATCGGGTGGCAGCACCACTTCGGGGTCGTCCGGAGACTCGGGGACGCGGGCACCCTCTTCCGGGGTGAGTAG
- a CDS encoding ATP-NAD kinase family protein, which yields MTTIGLVINPLAGLGGTVGLKGTDGTAAEARRRGAVPRAGTRAVESLLSLRGLPLRVLTSADAMGADALDAAGIRGYEVVHTAGGRETTAEDTRAAVKACVDAGADIILFCGGDGTARDVALAAGEIPILGIPAGVKMYSGVFAVRPAAVGEVLAGDYALREAEVMDIDEDAYRQGDLRARLYATVRVPFLPGRVQCGKEASFGDEALALDGIARFMADLIRAGGCVVLGAGGTTTAIARAAGTEATLLGVDLIVDGKVAAPDADEATILAQIESAGRCRIIVSPIGAQGAVIGRGTGPITPAVLRAAGPENLIVVATPGKLAATPALFVDSGDTTLDSAFGERISVICGYHIARLMPLLRPAQG from the coding sequence ATGACGACGATCGGCCTTGTGATCAACCCCCTCGCCGGCCTCGGCGGTACGGTCGGCCTGAAGGGGACGGACGGGACGGCCGCCGAGGCGCGGCGGCGGGGCGCGGTGCCGCGGGCGGGGACGCGTGCCGTCGAGTCCCTCCTCTCTCTTCGGGGTCTCCCCCTCCGCGTCCTCACCTCTGCCGATGCGATGGGGGCCGACGCCCTCGACGCTGCAGGCATCAGGGGCTACGAGGTTGTTCATACGGCAGGGGGCCGGGAGACGACTGCCGAAGACACCAGGGCCGCGGTCAAGGCCTGTGTCGATGCAGGCGCCGATATCATTCTTTTCTGCGGCGGCGACGGCACGGCGCGGGACGTCGCTCTGGCCGCGGGGGAGATCCCGATCCTCGGCATCCCTGCGGGCGTGAAGATGTACTCGGGTGTCTTTGCGGTCCGTCCCGCCGCGGTGGGAGAGGTCCTTGCCGGGGACTACGCTCTCAGGGAGGCCGAGGTGATGGACATTGACGAGGATGCGTACAGGCAGGGCGACCTCCGGGCCCGCCTCTATGCGACGGTGAGAGTGCCCTTCCTCCCCGGCCGCGTGCAGTGCGGGAAAGAGGCCTCTTTCGGGGACGAGGCCCTCGCCCTCGACGGCATCGCCCGCTTCATGGCCGACCTGATCAGGGCGGGAGGGTGCGTGGTCCTCGGGGCCGGGGGCACCACCACCGCGATCGCCAGGGCGGCCGGGACCGAGGCGACCCTGCTTGGCGTGGACCTGATTGTGGACGGGAAGGTCGCCGCCCCAGACGCCGACGAGGCAACCATCCTCGCACAGATCGAGAGTGCGGGCCGCTGCCGGATCATCGTCAGCCCGATCGGGGCGCAGGGTGCGGTCATCGGCCGGGGCACCGGGCCGATCACCCCTGCGGTACTCAGGGCCGCGGGGCCCGAGAACCTTATCGTCGTCGCCACGCCCGGCAAACTCGCCGCAACACCCGCGCTCTTCGTGGACTCCGGCGATACGACTCTTGACTCCGCCTTCGGGGAGAGGATATCCGTCATCTGCGGCTACCACATCGCAAGGCTGATGCCCCTGCTCAGGCCGGCGCAGGGGTGA